The following are from one region of the Sulfurimonas crateris genome:
- the cobA gene encoding uroporphyrinogen-III C-methyltransferase, whose protein sequence is MGKVYLTGAGPGDIELLTLKALRVIKEADVVIYDRLANPDILKEAKNGCEFVYVGKEDGRHIMPQDDINEVIYQNALKYENVVRLKGGDPFVFGRGGEEALYLRERDIKFEIIPGITSSISAPAYAGIPVTHRGIAVSFRVVTGHESPHKKESQIPWGNFKTDDTIIFLMGLHNLPKISKKLIEIGKAKDYPCAVISKGTTKDQSVVVGTLENIVEKAKDVPTPALIVVGKVVELREQLQWFEENV, encoded by the coding sequence ATGGGTAAAGTCTATTTAACAGGAGCAGGACCTGGTGATATTGAGCTACTGACTCTAAAAGCACTTAGAGTTATCAAAGAGGCGGATGTTGTCATTTATGATCGCTTAGCCAACCCTGATATATTAAAAGAGGCAAAAAACGGCTGCGAATTTGTATATGTAGGCAAAGAGGATGGCAGACATATCATGCCTCAAGATGACATTAACGAGGTTATCTACCAAAATGCACTGAAATATGAAAATGTGGTGCGCCTTAAAGGTGGAGATCCGTTCGTTTTTGGACGCGGCGGTGAAGAGGCTCTATATCTGCGTGAAAGAGATATTAAGTTTGAAATCATACCTGGAATAACCTCCTCTATCAGTGCTCCGGCATATGCAGGTATACCGGTTACACATCGTGGCATAGCTGTAAGTTTTAGAGTTGTAACAGGACATGAATCTCCTCATAAAAAAGAGTCTCAGATACCTTGGGGCAACTTTAAAACCGATGACACTATCATCTTCTTAATGGGTCTTCACAATCTTCCTAAGATCTCAAAAAAACTCATCGAAATAGGCAAAGCAAAAGATTACCCTTGTGCAGTCATCTCAAAGGGAACCACTAAGGATCAGAGCGTTGTTGTAGGGACACTGGAAAATATTGTAGAAAAAGCCAAAGATGTCCCGACTCCTGCACTTATAGTTGTAGGGAAAGTCGTTGAGCTTAGAGAACAGTTACAGTGGTTTGAGGAAAATGTCTAA
- a CDS encoding radical SAM/SPASM domain-containing protein: protein MFRLSNLISSVVEGKPERVLDGSIAIWNFTNRCNLSCLHCYSKSTLDEVDTLTTEQIKKTILEMKENGVKFIIFSGGEPLTRKDLFEIADFCKANGIITYLSSNGLYFTKGNIERIVSTFNYVGVSIDGDEPTHDYFRGLKGAFKETLKAVQLANATGAKVGIRFTVTKDTINSLEYIFDLAERENIPKIYISHLVYSGRGLDNLKMDLSKEQRREAVEFILDKAFEYYETGRDIEIVTGNMEQDAILFLNRFAQKYPHLKETMGERLVSWGGNSAGRKLLNINSEGDVRPDPFFPLTVGNITKQDFGEIWQSGELLDQLRIYPRRQISGICSECEQIDICNGGSRSRAYAITGDLWSEDPSCYLSEQERRKN from the coding sequence ATGTTCAGATTATCAAACCTTATATCATCTGTCGTTGAAGGCAAACCTGAGAGAGTTCTTGACGGTTCTATTGCGATATGGAACTTTACGAACCGTTGTAACCTCTCATGTCTTCACTGTTACTCAAAATCAACACTTGATGAAGTTGATACGCTAACGACGGAGCAGATCAAAAAGACTATCTTGGAGATGAAGGAAAATGGCGTTAAGTTCATTATCTTCTCAGGTGGTGAGCCGCTTACAAGAAAAGATCTCTTTGAGATCGCAGATTTTTGTAAAGCCAACGGGATAATAACCTACCTCTCAAGCAACGGTCTCTATTTCACAAAAGGAAATATTGAGCGCATTGTAAGCACCTTCAACTACGTCGGTGTCAGTATTGACGGTGATGAGCCTACGCACGACTATTTCAGAGGCCTAAAAGGGGCGTTCAAAGAGACGCTTAAAGCGGTTCAGCTTGCAAATGCAACCGGAGCCAAAGTAGGTATAAGATTTACCGTTACAAAAGATACGATCAACTCTTTGGAGTATATTTTTGACCTTGCGGAGAGAGAGAATATTCCAAAGATATATATCTCTCATCTAGTCTACTCAGGACGCGGACTCGATAACCTAAAAATGGATCTATCAAAAGAGCAAAGAAGAGAGGCGGTCGAGTTCATCCTTGACAAGGCATTTGAATACTATGAGACCGGCAGAGACATCGAGATAGTCACTGGAAATATGGAGCAGGATGCAATTCTATTTTTAAATAGATTTGCCCAAAAATACCCACATCTAAAAGAGACTATGGGAGAGCGTCTTGTCTCTTGGGGTGGAAACAGTGCTGGTCGCAAGCTCCTTAATATAAACAGCGAAGGCGATGTAAGACCTGACCCATTCTTCCCGCTAACAGTCGGAAATATAACGAAACAGGACTTCGGTGAGATCTGGCAGAGCGGCGAACTGCTAGACCAGCTAAGAATTTACCCAAGACGCCAGATAAGCGGCATCTGTTCAGAGTGTGAGCAGATTGATATCTGTAACGGAGGCTCTAGATCAAGAGCTTACGCGATCACAGGCGATCTCTGGAGCGAAGATCCGTCATGCTACCTAAGCGAGCAAGAGAGAAGGAAAAATTAA
- a CDS encoding tetratricopeptide repeat protein has product MFKFIVVGFLLLLNLHADNKSALEAFKKGDYNRAFELYEKNAKSGDAVAQSALSYLYANGLGTDKDTQKSIEWLERSAQSGNVNAQYDLGMFYLRGNNVKQDSLKAFELLSKASEQNNANAQYDLALMYYRGDGVDLNVTKSAQLLESAATSGHKIAEQNIGRVYMQLLNFDEASKWLEKNAADGDEAAYYLLAEIYCNQEKFAKAREWAQKAIDSGNEEAKELYKKYELHKY; this is encoded by the coding sequence ATGTTTAAATTTATAGTTGTTGGTTTTTTGTTGCTTTTAAATTTGCATGCTGATAATAAATCGGCTTTAGAAGCTTTTAAAAAGGGAGATTACAATAGAGCGTTTGAGCTTTATGAGAAAAATGCAAAGAGCGGGGACGCGGTGGCACAGAGCGCGCTTAGCTATCTTTATGCAAACGGACTTGGCACAGACAAAGATACGCAAAAATCAATAGAGTGGCTTGAGAGATCTGCGCAGAGCGGCAACGTTAATGCCCAGTATGATTTGGGGATGTTTTATCTGCGAGGCAATAATGTAAAGCAGGACAGCCTAAAGGCGTTTGAACTTCTTAGCAAGGCTTCTGAACAGAACAATGCAAATGCTCAGTATGATCTTGCTCTGATGTACTACAGAGGTGACGGTGTTGATCTAAATGTTACAAAATCAGCCCAGCTCCTAGAGAGTGCGGCAACATCTGGGCATAAGATCGCCGAGCAGAACATAGGACGTGTCTATATGCAGCTTTTAAATTTTGACGAAGCATCCAAATGGCTTGAGAAAAATGCGGCAGATGGCGATGAGGCGGCTTACTATCTTTTAGCAGAGATATACTGTAACCAAGAGAAGTTCGCCAAAGCAAGAGAGTGGGCACAAAAAGCTATAGATAGCGGTAATGAAGAGGCAAAAGAGTTATATAAGAAGTACGAGCTGCATAAATACTGA
- a CDS encoding dicarboxylate/amino acid:cation symporter — protein sequence MIQKIKKYSTVNRLVLLGIVLGVLFGVFFPQAALKQKIIGEMFISFLKMLVVPLVFSSIYVSIVGLGSLHTLKSIGLRTIALYILTTALAVFTAILAMNMIPIGDAVSAQGLEYAKASEVASFSFGSMILSFIPTNIFHALSNGSMMQIIVFSALFGIASLHLKEERKQLMLDFFTAATNAILTMAEWIIKLTPIGVFSLISYVVAEQGVEVILGLWKYVLMVISVLLIHALITLPAVLAFFGRVNPFRYLSDIREAPIMAFSTASSTATLPVSMRVVEEVGGVDKKNASFVLPLGATVSMDGTAAYLSIAVLYISHLAGVDLSFTDQLWLGVTVVALSVGVAALPSASLVMMVVILNQLGLAVEYIALIVAVDRILDMARTSVNVTSDIVVVKIVDQLQKIKKPSV from the coding sequence ATGATACAAAAGATCAAAAAGTACTCCACCGTTAACAGATTGGTTCTCTTGGGCATAGTGCTCGGAGTTCTTTTTGGTGTTTTTTTTCCGCAAGCAGCATTAAAGCAGAAGATAATAGGGGAGATGTTTATAAGCTTTTTAAAGATGCTCGTAGTTCCGCTTGTCTTTTCGAGCATCTATGTCTCGATCGTAGGGCTTGGAAGTCTGCACACTCTAAAAAGTATCGGGCTTAGAACTATTGCGCTCTATATTTTAACAACGGCACTTGCGGTTTTTACGGCTATTTTGGCGATGAATATGATCCCAATCGGAGACGCTGTCTCTGCTCAGGGATTAGAGTATGCAAAAGCTTCTGAGGTGGCATCTTTCTCTTTTGGCTCAATGATTCTAAGTTTTATCCCTACAAATATATTTCATGCCCTAAGCAACGGTTCTATGATGCAGATAATCGTCTTTTCCGCTCTATTTGGTATAGCTTCCCTGCATCTAAAAGAGGAGAGAAAGCAGTTGATGCTGGACTTTTTTACCGCAGCTACAAACGCAATACTTACAATGGCGGAGTGGATCATCAAGCTTACACCAATAGGTGTTTTTAGCCTTATCTCTTACGTTGTAGCTGAGCAGGGAGTAGAGGTGATACTAGGTCTTTGGAAATATGTACTTATGGTAATCTCCGTTTTGCTTATTCATGCTCTTATAACCCTGCCTGCGGTTTTAGCTTTTTTTGGACGAGTCAACCCTTTTAGATATCTAAGCGATATACGCGAAGCACCTATTATGGCGTTCTCAACTGCATCTAGTACGGCAACACTGCCTGTATCGATGCGTGTTGTAGAGGAGGTCGGGGGTGTTGATAAGAAAAATGCCTCTTTTGTTCTGCCTTTGGGCGCTACCGTTTCAATGGACGGAACTGCTGCATACTTGAGTATAGCTGTGCTCTATATATCCCATCTTGCAGGGGTAGATTTAAGTTTTACAGATCAGCTCTGGCTTGGAGTGACCGTTGTTGCATTAAGCGTGGGAGTTGCGGCACTTCCAAGCGCATCGCTAGTGATGATGGTAGTAATCTTAAACCAGCTTGGTCTGGCTGTTGAGTATATAGCGTTGATAGTTGCAGTTGACAGGATACTGGATATGGCTAGAACATCCGTAAACGTTACATCCGATATAGTTGTCGTAAAAATTGTAGATCAGTTGCAAAAGATTAAAAAGCCGAGTGTATAA
- a CDS encoding cbb3-type cytochrome c oxidase subunit I, which yields MDRFYKLVEEVMPIWAFIFLGSIVVGTIYAAQMLGFSSLDSTLLSASTTRSLHITLMLYGPIMLALSLLPFALFAKEKLDLSSAVEPLRVYFLLWHLFLFMAVVSILLGVQRSLPFYDFAYELNFILAASGIFYIVAIFKTIKQYEITPLWVKVSKALLFAAPLALIILMNPTYGQVEKTLVGPHGDNTLGMSFTLIPLFYLMIKLHAKEEFVPRWHIFWILPLAGYAISVATRIFRGELSYNEEWVYQWLTFAYAPLLIKWCMDAKITLKSTPYLVISIWVFLFVMIQGNILFIPEIRWPFHKNDLVIAHAHLAIGLGIFFMSLSVLKYFYKLPDKLMHFWLYVIGIIFASLTLAGFDEAGLFVIDVISMWWIRLFGGLLAVAGVIYFIAKKIKISKPSMLQLYHLNGFASDGLGALILFLSAPLLFEFLGLNFSIYYYIVFGFMGFVGILHLVGINKEAHLFAYFTSIARLITGTIFLSLFYLGTIDALGLLVGFYDILYALIYLIFRSRL from the coding sequence ATGGACAGATTTTATAAACTAGTAGAAGAGGTTATGCCAATCTGGGCCTTTATATTTTTAGGCTCTATTGTGGTCGGCACGATATATGCGGCACAGATGCTCGGATTCTCCTCTTTGGACAGTACGCTTTTAAGTGCTTCGACCACGCGCTCGCTTCATATTACGCTAATGCTCTACGGACCGATTATGCTAGCTCTCTCCTTGCTTCCATTCGCTCTTTTTGCAAAAGAGAAGCTTGATCTAAGCAGCGCTGTAGAGCCATTAAGAGTCTACTTTTTACTCTGGCACCTCTTCTTGTTTATGGCAGTCGTCTCTATTTTGCTCGGAGTTCAACGCTCTCTGCCGTTTTATGATTTTGCCTATGAGCTCAACTTCATACTTGCGGCTTCGGGCATCTTTTATATAGTTGCAATTTTTAAAACCATAAAACAGTATGAGATTACGCCACTTTGGGTAAAAGTCTCAAAAGCGCTTCTTTTTGCGGCACCTTTGGCGCTCATTATACTGATGAATCCGACTTACGGGCAGGTTGAAAAAACGCTTGTAGGACCTCACGGCGACAATACTCTGGGAATGAGCTTTACGCTTATTCCTCTTTTTTACCTTATGATAAAACTTCATGCAAAAGAGGAGTTTGTTCCAAGATGGCACATCTTTTGGATTCTTCCGCTTGCGGGATACGCTATCTCGGTTGCTACGCGTATTTTTAGAGGAGAGCTCTCATACAACGAGGAGTGGGTCTATCAGTGGCTAACTTTTGCTTATGCTCCGCTGCTTATAAAGTGGTGCATGGATGCCAAAATTACTCTCAAATCTACGCCTTATTTAGTCATCTCTATCTGGGTATTTTTGTTTGTGATGATTCAGGGCAATATACTCTTTATACCCGAAATCAGATGGCCCTTTCATAAAAATGATCTAGTGATTGCACACGCACATCTCGCCATTGGACTAGGGATATTTTTTATGTCTCTAAGCGTTTTAAAATACTTCTACAAGCTGCCTGATAAGCTTATGCACTTTTGGCTCTATGTTATCGGAATTATTTTTGCCTCCCTAACTTTGGCGGGTTTTGATGAAGCGGGACTATTTGTTATCGATGTCATATCTATGTGGTGGATTCGTCTCTTTGGTGGTCTTTTGGCGGTTGCGGGAGTTATCTATTTTATTGCAAAAAAGATAAAGATCTCAAAACCCTCCATGCTTCAACTATACCATCTAAACGGCTTTGCTTCCGATGGTCTTGGCGCTCTTATACTCTTTTTATCAGCGCCTTTGCTATTTGAGTTTTTAGGGCTTAATTTTAGCATCTACTACTACATTGTATTTGGATTTATGGGTTTTGTTGGTATCTTACATCTTGTCGGAATAAACAAAGAGGCTCATCTTTTTGCATATTTTACCTCGATAGCCCGTCTTATTACGGGAACTATCTTTTTATCTCTATTTTATCTCGGAACGATAGACGCATTAGGGCTTCTTGTAGGTTTTTACGACATCTTATACGCTCTGATATATCTTATTTTTAGAAGCCGCCTATGA
- a CDS encoding YceI family protein has protein sequence MKKIFMMLLLALPLFAMNLELKSGYVAAHTEMMMDSTIDPINNYLKADITIENNDITTIKGKFWLEMTLFTSDKSDRDKSMYEEIEAEKFAFATYIISSIVKSEKEDGYVINGTLDFHGEKRELSADAKITTVNGSLIIEATSMILMSDYGIEMPCLMFMCVRDQVDLLIKATF, from the coding sequence ATGAAAAAAATATTTATGATGTTGCTTTTAGCACTCCCGCTCTTTGCGATGAACTTAGAGCTAAAAAGCGGTTATGTGGCTGCACACACAGAGATGATGATGGATAGTACGATCGATCCGATCAATAATTACCTCAAGGCAGATATAACTATAGAGAATAACGACATTACTACGATCAAGGGCAAATTTTGGCTTGAGATGACTCTTTTTACAAGTGATAAGAGCGATAGAGATAAAAGTATGTATGAAGAGATAGAAGCAGAAAAATTCGCTTTTGCTACCTATATAATATCTAGTATAGTAAAGAGCGAAAAAGAGGATGGTTATGTTATTAACGGTACGCTTGATTTTCACGGAGAGAAGAGAGAGTTAAGCGCAGACGCTAAAATAACAACGGTGAATGGAAGTTTGATTATAGAGGCAACCTCTATGATATTGATGAGCGATTACGGTATTGAGATGCCTTGTTTGATGTTTATGTGCGTGCGTGATCAGGTTGATCTTTTAATAAAAGCTACATTTTAA
- the mgtE gene encoding magnesium transporter encodes MNKLEEYLNAHELSEIHPSDIAKILKQLDDAEFASALKLIPKDLIGDVALALPDRYFDDVVENFSVEELRDAVLALESDDQVDFMHELQEVDESVALKVFDTLDEDDKQEIIKLQTYDEDEAGAHMQLEIFTAYKDEIVHDVIKRFADLRREKKIENIQNLFIIGDDNRLLYTVGLDDLLVFDFSKTLIENIEQSEDSFEPKKAEDRENIRDVVHYFEEYDLSVMPIVNAYGILLGRITSDDIYDIINEHATEQMYHLAGVDDDAEEYDEILRAGKKRASWLGINLFTAILASIVIGFFEDTLQSMVALAVLMPIVASMGGNAGTQSLTVVVRQLALGGISKGDAMRIIKKEVLISLMNGFIFAIVMGVVAAVWFEINMLGVVIALSMVINLLMAGLFGAAIPLFLKRVDVDPAIGSTVILTTVTDVVGFFSFLALATYILL; translated from the coding sequence ATGAATAAACTAGAAGAGTATTTAAATGCCCATGAGTTAAGCGAGATCCACCCATCGGATATTGCAAAGATACTTAAACAGCTGGATGATGCAGAGTTTGCATCAGCACTGAAACTTATACCAAAAGATCTCATCGGTGATGTTGCCTTAGCACTTCCCGATAGATATTTTGACGATGTTGTTGAGAACTTCAGTGTTGAGGAGCTTAGAGATGCGGTCCTAGCGCTAGAGTCTGATGACCAAGTGGACTTTATGCATGAACTTCAAGAGGTTGATGAGAGCGTAGCTTTAAAGGTTTTTGACACACTTGATGAAGATGACAAACAAGAGATCATAAAACTTCAAACTTACGATGAAGATGAAGCCGGCGCTCATATGCAGCTTGAGATCTTTACTGCATATAAAGATGAAATAGTTCATGATGTTATAAAAAGGTTCGCGGATCTAAGGCGTGAAAAAAAGATAGAAAATATTCAAAATCTCTTTATCATAGGAGATGACAACAGACTCCTCTATACCGTAGGTTTAGATGACTTGCTGGTCTTTGATTTCAGCAAGACACTTATAGAGAATATTGAGCAGAGCGAAGATAGTTTTGAACCTAAGAAGGCAGAAGACAGAGAGAACATCAGAGATGTTGTTCACTATTTTGAGGAGTATGATCTCTCGGTAATGCCTATTGTAAATGCGTACGGTATTTTGCTAGGACGTATCACATCAGATGACATCTACGACATCATAAATGAACATGCAACCGAGCAGATGTACCATCTTGCCGGAGTCGATGATGATGCAGAAGAGTATGATGAGATACTAAGAGCAGGTAAGAAGAGAGCCTCTTGGTTGGGGATAAATCTATTTACAGCAATACTTGCCTCCATCGTTATAGGTTTTTTTGAAGATACTCTGCAAAGCATGGTCGCGCTCGCAGTCTTGATGCCGATCGTCGCTTCAATGGGTGGAAATGCCGGAACTCAGAGTCTGACGGTTGTCGTAAGACAACTAGCCTTAGGTGGGATATCTAAGGGTGATGCAATGAGGATCATAAAAAAAGAGGTTCTTATCTCTTTAATGAACGGATTTATATTCGCCATCGTCATGGGAGTGGTAGCTGCGGTATGGTTCGAGATAAATATGCTCGGCGTTGTAATTGCTCTTAGTATGGTCATAAATCTTTTAATGGCAGGTCTATTTGGAGCGGCGATACCGCTTTTTCTTAAAAGAGTTGACGTTGATCCGGCGATCGGAAGCACCGTAATACTAACTACGGTAACTGATGTTGTAGGATTTTTTAGCTTTTTAGCACTTGCAACCTATATCTTATTGTAG
- a CDS encoding ATP-binding protein — translation MSKILDTSEAVLIAPNIYWVGMHLKGDPFQCHPYLIKNGNESILIDPGSMIEFDETVRKVKMLIDISSIKYIILHHQDPDLAAAVPEIEKLINRDDLQIVTHSRMSLLIKHYLVTSSYYEIDKRGYQLLTSSGMKLEFLTTPYCHSPGAFVSYDPDSKILFSGDIFGGIDESWDFYADESYFFKAKQFHQEYMPSKDIFNYALSKIEKLDIEMIAPQHGSIIEKKYVPKLIHDMKNLDCGLYIDNKYNQELINTIDELKRKEQSLRERDLMLSEQSKRAEIGEMIGNIAHQWRQPLAIINTSLAILKEKNQADMLSKDEIADRLEKMEKRVIYMSETIEDFMSYYTPEKEKSWFSINEAVEKALDLVNLKSNERGINLNLPLNSNYKIFGLMNEFVQVIVSILSNINDLIAIKKIINPDITISLYGDNESITLSIKDNCGGIDEKNLTKIFDPYFTTKHKSIGTGLGLHIAKMIIEENMGGVLGAKNVHSKDQEKLGAEFTIKIKNEN, via the coding sequence ATGTCTAAGATACTAGATACCTCCGAAGCGGTTTTAATCGCACCAAATATCTACTGGGTCGGCATGCACCTAAAAGGCGACCCTTTTCAATGTCATCCATACCTCATCAAAAACGGCAATGAGTCAATTCTAATCGATCCAGGTTCCATGATAGAGTTTGATGAGACCGTTAGAAAAGTAAAAATGCTTATCGATATAAGCTCTATAAAATATATTATCCTCCACCACCAAGACCCAGATCTTGCCGCTGCAGTACCTGAGATAGAGAAGCTTATAAACAGAGATGATCTGCAAATTGTAACCCACTCAAGAATGTCTCTTTTGATAAAACACTATCTTGTTACTTCAAGCTACTATGAGATTGATAAAAGAGGGTATCAGCTGCTGACTTCAAGCGGCATGAAACTTGAGTTTTTAACTACCCCATACTGCCACTCTCCAGGGGCGTTTGTCAGCTATGATCCTGATTCAAAGATTCTTTTCTCAGGCGACATCTTTGGAGGAATCGATGAGTCATGGGATTTCTATGCGGATGAGAGCTATTTTTTCAAAGCCAAGCAGTTTCATCAAGAGTATATGCCAAGCAAAGATATTTTCAACTATGCACTTAGCAAAATAGAGAAACTTGACATTGAGATGATCGCTCCTCAGCACGGCTCCATTATAGAGAAAAAGTATGTCCCTAAACTGATACACGATATGAAAAACCTAGACTGTGGGCTCTATATAGATAACAAATACAATCAAGAGCTTATAAATACCATAGATGAGCTAAAGAGAAAAGAACAATCACTTAGAGAGCGAGATCTCATGCTTTCTGAGCAGTCAAAAAGAGCCGAAATTGGAGAGATGATAGGAAATATTGCTCATCAATGGCGACAGCCTTTGGCAATCATAAATACATCTCTTGCGATCTTAAAAGAGAAGAACCAAGCAGATATGCTAAGCAAGGATGAGATAGCAGACAGGCTTGAGAAGATGGAGAAGAGAGTTATCTATATGTCCGAGACAATAGAGGACTTTATGAGCTACTATACTCCTGAGAAAGAGAAGTCTTGGTTTAGTATTAATGAGGCTGTAGAAAAGGCGCTTGATTTAGTAAATCTTAAATCAAATGAGAGAGGGATCAATCTAAACCTGCCTCTAAATAGCAACTACAAGATTTTCGGGCTTATGAATGAGTTTGTACAGGTTATCGTCTCTATTTTATCAAACATCAATGACCTAATCGCCATCAAAAAGATAATCAATCCCGACATAACGATCTCTCTGTACGGAGACAATGAATCTATAACTCTATCAATAAAAGATAACTGCGGTGGAATTGATGAAAAGAACCTAACCAAGATATTTGATCCATATTTCACCACAAAACATAAATCAATAGGCACGGGGCTCGGTCTGCATATTGCGAAGATGATCATAGAAGAGAATATGGGCGGTGTGCTAGGCGCAAAAAATGTCCACTCCAAAGACCAAGAAAAACTTGGCGCAGAATTCACCATAAAGATTAAAAATGAAAATTGA
- a CDS encoding response regulator transcription factor — protein sequence MKIEKIKDISILLAEDEAELRETLSEYLQIFFNRVYTASCGNEAYDIYKQKSPNIILTDISMPNLDGLDMIAKIRKYDSETKIIVMSAHSDQEKLLNAIKLHLETYLIKPIKTDALKSVLLETVELIRKTTNRAYVTETTYWDYDTDTLWEKSKEIKLRKMENLLLRLLFSEPNRSFSAEEIFRYLHEGKEEKEFSSHAVTSLMKRLRTKLPENTVHNIYGLGYKVIPISI from the coding sequence ATGAAAATTGAAAAGATCAAAGACATCTCCATATTGCTGGCAGAAGATGAGGCGGAATTGCGTGAAACTCTCTCTGAGTATCTACAGATATTCTTCAACAGAGTGTACACTGCATCTTGTGGTAATGAAGCTTATGATATATATAAGCAGAAGAGTCCAAATATCATATTGACCGATATCAGCATGCCGAATCTTGACGGCTTAGATATGATCGCAAAGATAAGAAAGTATGACAGTGAGACAAAGATCATAGTTATGAGCGCTCACTCCGATCAGGAGAAACTGCTTAATGCTATAAAGCTGCATCTTGAGACATATCTTATTAAACCTATAAAGACAGATGCTCTTAAGAGCGTTCTCTTGGAGACGGTAGAGCTTATAAGAAAAACAACAAACAGGGCTTATGTGACTGAGACAACATATTGGGATTACGATACAGATACTCTATGGGAAAAATCTAAAGAGATAAAACTAAGAAAGATGGAGAACCTTCTTCTTCGACTCCTTTTCTCAGAACCAAACCGCTCTTTTTCTGCGGAGGAGATATTTAGATATCTTCACGAAGGAAAAGAGGAAAAAGAGTTCTCATCACATGCTGTTACATCCCTTATGAAGCGACTTAGAACAAAACTACCAGAAAACACCGTACATAATATTTACGGACTGGGGTACAAAGTTATTCCAATATCCATATAA
- a CDS encoding cytochrome D1 domain-containing protein — translation MKIDKIVLSVSLLAAIFVNAEAKGLNPILAELRGNDKIFIVERESSSLAIIDQGLTRNHMEGMHDMNHGVVKFYDDDGYVISRDGYIIKFDPVKEKIIKEFKTSDSAIGFTVTKNYIAVANYAKKSVDILDRDLNPIKSFETGSKNVGIKQYKNYLIFSQMDNDKITVLKDKNEGKGLPDFEIHKEFEDVGVMPFDAMIKNNHFITGFFKSDFFGVVDLDTMTYSKIDILLEDRKPVLKVPHFGFWSISDGHVFIPAVGNNKVLVYTPDFKFVKNIETEGLPVFTALSPDQKHMAVTFSGDKFPVVQIIDTKTLEIVKRFEFDGKVLHLRWSNLRPNLYISVNDTNKIAVINTKDWYLSREIYNVKKPSGLFIYEEENK, via the coding sequence ATGAAGATAGATAAAATAGTATTGAGTGTGTCACTTTTAGCGGCAATCTTTGTAAATGCCGAGGCGAAAGGATTAAATCCTATTCTTGCTGAGCTAAGAGGAAACGACAAAATATTTATAGTCGAGAGAGAGAGCAGCTCACTTGCGATCATAGATCAGGGACTTACAAGAAACCACATGGAGGGCATGCATGATATGAATCACGGTGTTGTCAAGTTTTACGACGACGACGGATATGTCATCTCCCGTGACGGATATATCATAAAATTTGATCCCGTTAAAGAGAAGATAATCAAAGAGTTTAAAACGAGTGACAGCGCTATCGGATTTACCGTTACAAAAAACTATATAGCTGTCGCAAACTACGCTAAAAAGAGCGTTGATATTCTAGATAGAGATCTAAACCCTATAAAATCATTTGAAACAGGCTCAAAAAATGTCGGTATCAAACAGTATAAGAACTATCTTATCTTCTCTCAGATGGACAACGACAAGATAACCGTGTTAAAAGATAAAAATGAGGGCAAAGGTCTGCCTGATTTTGAGATACATAAAGAGTTTGAAGATGTAGGCGTTATGCCTTTTGACGCTATGATAAAAAACAACCACTTTATTACCGGTTTTTTTAAAAGTGACTTTTTTGGTGTTGTAGATCTTGATACGATGACATACTCAAAGATCGATATTTTGCTTGAAGACAGAAAACCTGTTCTAAAAGTACCGCACTTCGGTTTTTGGAGCATAAGCGATGGTCACGTATTTATACCTGCTGTCGGAAACAATAAAGTTCTTGTCTACACTCCGGACTTTAAATTTGTAAAAAACATTGAGACAGAGGGACTTCCAGTCTTTACGGCTCTTAGCCCGGATCAAAAACATATGGCGGTCACTTTCAGCGGCGATAAATTTCCTGTTGTTCAGATCATAGATACAAAAACTCTTGAGATCGTAAAAAGATTTGAGTTTGATGGGAAAGTCCTTCATCTAAGATGGTCCAACCTTAGACCAAATCTCTATATCTCAGTAAACGACACAAACAAGATAGCAGTTATAAACACAAAAGATTGGTATCTCTCTCGTGAGATATACAATGTCAAAAAACCATCGGGTCTATTTATTTACGAAGAGGAAAACAAGTAA